One window of the Benincasa hispida cultivar B227 chromosome 3, ASM972705v1, whole genome shotgun sequence genome contains the following:
- the LOC120072840 gene encoding uncharacterized protein LOC120072840 — MRKFDPWPVFFRREWKRNWPFLVGFAITGTLITKMTAGLSEEEVKNSPFVQRHNR, encoded by the exons ATGAGGAAATTTGATCCATGGCCGGTGTTTTTCAGGCGAGAATGGAAGAGGAACTGGCCCTTCCTTGTTGGTTTCGCCATAACCGGCACCCTAATTACCAAGATGACCGCTGGTCTTTCTG AGGaagaggtgaagaattctccCTTCGTTCAGAGGCACAATCG GTGA
- the LOC120074013 gene encoding kinetochore-associated protein KNL-2 homolog isoform X1 encodes MERINLQIFETINMTSSYKAFPRVVPSSSPQKKIQNFPKKKPNASNFSFKIFLEFRKRSWLLLQNSMNQQPPTAAALQFLTSRKQGQPVRIFSSAPIVKRYDVFTLETADGICVILKGFINKLRTADNGFTPQVFKHFVFGFPPNWENHAANCFEGEASKSIAAGGNISDTDNSPCTSKSNNDADMNNCTLTNMSSPLCEISPSHGWDHGDSVAEDKMQRTSATDIPAPFTVADIQNEVENKGTKETESRKKVEKKIIFDSPGSSGISMNTRGRKEKKCIISPECRSYGRSRSGRLLLPTMEFWRNQLPVYDSDRKLRWIQEERQDIQPKPPSQPRGRKSTGGRKRKDS; translated from the exons ATGGAGAGGATAAATTTGCAAATTTTTGAAACTATAAATATGACATCGAGCTATAAAGCATTCCCGCGCGTAGTACCATCTTCTTCAcctcaaaaaaaaattcaaaacttccCGAAGAAAAAACCTAATGCAAGCAACTTCTCTTTCAAAATCTTTCTAGAATTTCGCAAACGATCATGGCTTCTTCTCCAGAATTCCATGAACCAACAACCCCCAACAGCGGCGGCGCTTCAGTTTCTTACTTCCAGAAAACA GGGACAACCTGTTCGAATATTTTCTTCTGCTCCCATTGTTAAGAGATACGATGTTTTCACTCTGGAGACTGCTGATGGAATCTGTGTTATTCTTAAGGGTTTCATAAACAAACTGCGTACTGCTGATAATGGGTTCACGCCGCAG GTTTTCAAGCATTTTGTATTTGGGTTTCCTCCCAACTGGGAAAATCATGCAGCAAATTGCTTTGAGGGAGAAGCTTCTAAGAGTATTGCTGCTGGGGGAAATATTTCTGATACAGACAATTCGCCCTGTACATCAAAAAGTAATAATG ATGCTGACATGAACAACTGTACTCTCACCAATATGAGTTCTCCTTTGTGTGAGATTTCTCCAA GTCATGGATGGGATCATGGAGATTCTGTGGCCGAAGATAAGATGCAGAGAACAAGTGCAACTGATATTCCAGCACCTTTCACTGTCGCTGATATTCAAaatgaagttgaaaacaaaGGAACAAAAGAGACAGAATCTCGGAAGAAAGTcgagaagaaaattatttttgattCACCT GGAAGTAGTGGTATTAGTATGAATACAAGGGGAAGAAAGGAGAAGAAATGTATAATATCTCCAGAATGTAGGAGTTATGGGCGATCACGATCAG GGCGATTACTTCTGCCGACAATGGAGTTTTGGCGCAACCAATTACCTGTTTACGACTCG GATCGAAAGCTTAGATGGATCCAGGAAGAGCGGCAGGACATACAACCAAAGCCACCATCACAGCCTAGGG GCAGGAAAAGCACTGGTGGAAGAAAACGAAAAGATAGTTGA
- the LOC120074013 gene encoding kinetochore-associated protein KNL-2 homolog isoform X3 has product MASSPEFHEPTTPNSGGASVSYFQKTVRLLDWWLIKAENDFNGKTLAVAGLTSTPGQPVRIFSSAPIVKRYDVFTLETADGICVILKGFINKLRTADNGFTPQVFKHFVFGFPPNWENHAANCFEGEASKSIAAGGNISDTDNSPCTSKSNNDADMNNCTLTNMSSPLCEISPSHGWDHGDSVAEDKMQRTSATDIPAPFTVADIQNEVENKGTKETESRKKVEKKIIFDSPGSSGISMNTRGRKEKKCIISPECRSYGRSRSGRLLLPTMEFWRNQLPVYDSDRKLRWIQEERQDIQPKPPSQPRGRKSTGGRKRKDS; this is encoded by the exons ATGGCTTCTTCTCCAGAATTCCATGAACCAACAACCCCCAACAGCGGCGGCGCTTCAGTTTCTTACTTCCAGAAAACA GTTCGTTTGCTCGATTGGTGGTTAATCAAAGCTGAAAATGACTTCAATGGGAAAACCCTAGCCGTCGCTGGCTTAACATCCACACC GGGACAACCTGTTCGAATATTTTCTTCTGCTCCCATTGTTAAGAGATACGATGTTTTCACTCTGGAGACTGCTGATGGAATCTGTGTTATTCTTAAGGGTTTCATAAACAAACTGCGTACTGCTGATAATGGGTTCACGCCGCAG GTTTTCAAGCATTTTGTATTTGGGTTTCCTCCCAACTGGGAAAATCATGCAGCAAATTGCTTTGAGGGAGAAGCTTCTAAGAGTATTGCTGCTGGGGGAAATATTTCTGATACAGACAATTCGCCCTGTACATCAAAAAGTAATAATG ATGCTGACATGAACAACTGTACTCTCACCAATATGAGTTCTCCTTTGTGTGAGATTTCTCCAA GTCATGGATGGGATCATGGAGATTCTGTGGCCGAAGATAAGATGCAGAGAACAAGTGCAACTGATATTCCAGCACCTTTCACTGTCGCTGATATTCAAaatgaagttgaaaacaaaGGAACAAAAGAGACAGAATCTCGGAAGAAAGTcgagaagaaaattatttttgattCACCT GGAAGTAGTGGTATTAGTATGAATACAAGGGGAAGAAAGGAGAAGAAATGTATAATATCTCCAGAATGTAGGAGTTATGGGCGATCACGATCAG GGCGATTACTTCTGCCGACAATGGAGTTTTGGCGCAACCAATTACCTGTTTACGACTCG GATCGAAAGCTTAGATGGATCCAGGAAGAGCGGCAGGACATACAACCAAAGCCACCATCACAGCCTAGGG GCAGGAAAAGCACTGGTGGAAGAAAACGAAAAGATAGTTGA
- the LOC120074013 gene encoding kinetochore-associated protein KNL-2 homolog isoform X2, which translates to MERINLQIFETINMTSSYKAFPRVVPSSSPQKKIQNFPKKKPNASNFSFKIFLEFRKRSWLLLQNSMNQQPPTAAALQFLTSRKQGQPVRIFSSAPIVKRYDVFTLETADGICVILKGFINKLRTADNGFTPQVFKHFVFGFPPNWENHAANCFEGEASKSIAAGGNISDTDNSPCTSKNADMNNCTLTNMSSPLCEISPSHGWDHGDSVAEDKMQRTSATDIPAPFTVADIQNEVENKGTKETESRKKVEKKIIFDSPGSSGISMNTRGRKEKKCIISPECRSYGRSRSGRLLLPTMEFWRNQLPVYDSDRKLRWIQEERQDIQPKPPSQPRGRKSTGGRKRKDS; encoded by the exons ATGGAGAGGATAAATTTGCAAATTTTTGAAACTATAAATATGACATCGAGCTATAAAGCATTCCCGCGCGTAGTACCATCTTCTTCAcctcaaaaaaaaattcaaaacttccCGAAGAAAAAACCTAATGCAAGCAACTTCTCTTTCAAAATCTTTCTAGAATTTCGCAAACGATCATGGCTTCTTCTCCAGAATTCCATGAACCAACAACCCCCAACAGCGGCGGCGCTTCAGTTTCTTACTTCCAGAAAACA GGGACAACCTGTTCGAATATTTTCTTCTGCTCCCATTGTTAAGAGATACGATGTTTTCACTCTGGAGACTGCTGATGGAATCTGTGTTATTCTTAAGGGTTTCATAAACAAACTGCGTACTGCTGATAATGGGTTCACGCCGCAG GTTTTCAAGCATTTTGTATTTGGGTTTCCTCCCAACTGGGAAAATCATGCAGCAAATTGCTTTGAGGGAGAAGCTTCTAAGAGTATTGCTGCTGGGGGAAATATTTCTGATACAGACAATTCGCCCTGTACATCAAAAA ATGCTGACATGAACAACTGTACTCTCACCAATATGAGTTCTCCTTTGTGTGAGATTTCTCCAA GTCATGGATGGGATCATGGAGATTCTGTGGCCGAAGATAAGATGCAGAGAACAAGTGCAACTGATATTCCAGCACCTTTCACTGTCGCTGATATTCAAaatgaagttgaaaacaaaGGAACAAAAGAGACAGAATCTCGGAAGAAAGTcgagaagaaaattatttttgattCACCT GGAAGTAGTGGTATTAGTATGAATACAAGGGGAAGAAAGGAGAAGAAATGTATAATATCTCCAGAATGTAGGAGTTATGGGCGATCACGATCAG GGCGATTACTTCTGCCGACAATGGAGTTTTGGCGCAACCAATTACCTGTTTACGACTCG GATCGAAAGCTTAGATGGATCCAGGAAGAGCGGCAGGACATACAACCAAAGCCACCATCACAGCCTAGGG GCAGGAAAAGCACTGGTGGAAGAAAACGAAAAGATAGTTGA
- the LOC120074014 gene encoding uncharacterized protein LOC120074014 isoform X1, translated as MSAGVCGKRVGFEEIFGSSSPTACSSAKRTRWSTFGSPTRSDFGSGPDDSASVLLQMFPGVGAEVSSFDDFSARVNSATIGNCSTVPDERTATCSQMSHEKIEEAKDVSSAIDEGNGMNGSKWVDMFVQEMMGAVDVGDARIRAARILEAFEHNVTVHSRESEELKHASLREHLQNLVNDNQILKRAIAIQHERNLEQEEKAREVHQLKHVLCQYQEQIQSLEVRNYTLNLHLQRAQSVSGHFHQDIF; from the exons ATGTCGGCTGGAGTTTGTGGAAAGCGGGTGGGGTTTGAGGAGATCTTTGGATCTTCTTCTCCGACGGCTTGTTCTTCTGCTAAGAGGACTCGGTGGTCCACTTTCGGATCCCCGACCCGATCGGATTTCGGGTCTGGACCGGACGATTCTGCTTCGGTTTTGCTTCAAATGTTCCCTGGAGTCGGTGCCGAG GTGTCTTCCTTTGATGATTTTAGTGCTCGTGTCAATTCTGCGACGATTGGAAATTGTTCTACTGTTCCGGATGAGAGAACAGCAACAT GCAGCCAAATGTCACACGAGAAAATTGAAGAAGCTAAAGATGTTAGTTCGGCCATTGATGAAGGGAATGGAATGAATGGGTCCAAGTGGGTGGACATGTTTGTGCAAGAAATGATGGGTGCAGTGGATGTTGGTGATGCTAGAATTCGAGCTGCAAGGATTTTAGAAGCTTTTGAACATAATGTAACTGTGCATTCAAGAGAATCAGAGGAG TTAAAGCATGCTTCTTTGAGGGAGCATTTGCAAAACTTGGTAAATGACAACCAAATTTTAAAGAGAGCCATCGCCATTCAACATGAGCGGAATCTCGAGCAAGAAGAGAAGGCAAGAGAAGTCCATCAGTTAAAGCACGTCTTATGCCAGTATCAAGAACAAATTCAAAGTTTAGAG GTAAGAAATTACACATTAAATCTCCATCTGCAGAGGGCACAATCTGTTTCAGGACACTTCCACCAAGACATATTTTaa
- the LOC120074014 gene encoding uncharacterized protein LOC120074014 isoform X2: MSAGVCGKRVGFEEIFGSSSPTACSSAKRTRWSTFGSPTRSDFGSGPDDSASVLLQMFPGVGAEVSSFDDFSARVNSATIGNCSTVPDERTATCSQMSHEKIEEAKDVSSAIDEGNGMNGSKWVDMFVQEMMGAVDVGDARIRAARILEAFEHNVTVHSRESEELKHASLREHLQNLVNDNQILKRAIAIQHERNLEQEEKAREVHQLKHVLCQYQEQIQSLELNV; encoded by the exons ATGTCGGCTGGAGTTTGTGGAAAGCGGGTGGGGTTTGAGGAGATCTTTGGATCTTCTTCTCCGACGGCTTGTTCTTCTGCTAAGAGGACTCGGTGGTCCACTTTCGGATCCCCGACCCGATCGGATTTCGGGTCTGGACCGGACGATTCTGCTTCGGTTTTGCTTCAAATGTTCCCTGGAGTCGGTGCCGAG GTGTCTTCCTTTGATGATTTTAGTGCTCGTGTCAATTCTGCGACGATTGGAAATTGTTCTACTGTTCCGGATGAGAGAACAGCAACAT GCAGCCAAATGTCACACGAGAAAATTGAAGAAGCTAAAGATGTTAGTTCGGCCATTGATGAAGGGAATGGAATGAATGGGTCCAAGTGGGTGGACATGTTTGTGCAAGAAATGATGGGTGCAGTGGATGTTGGTGATGCTAGAATTCGAGCTGCAAGGATTTTAGAAGCTTTTGAACATAATGTAACTGTGCATTCAAGAGAATCAGAGGAG TTAAAGCATGCTTCTTTGAGGGAGCATTTGCAAAACTTGGTAAATGACAACCAAATTTTAAAGAGAGCCATCGCCATTCAACATGAGCGGAATCTCGAGCAAGAAGAGAAGGCAAGAGAAGTCCATCAGTTAAAGCACGTCTTATGCCAGTATCAAGAACAAATTCAAAGTTTAGAG TTAAATGTATAG
- the LOC120073933 gene encoding uncharacterized protein LOC120073933 isoform X1 yields the protein MAVVAATAIVWRMRLGLALRAALACAIVGVVTIFGPAPVRRLLAFSAFSYVTTISIVLSDAVSVGDAVRGVWHVMWAVVSVVVLSVPCLWLIGPGRFTGAASAALAVIVSAFVVALPERTHLLTKRIAFGQLVIVYVGTVIHGGQISFVMHPIRVASSTAAGALAAVAAMMLPFPRLAFFQIRKLSRGYCENGCERIGAMVEGVGAKSKAEAIALMVEAKSLSTNGTKLLQSIKANMRGMIWERRQMGFDIEEKMEEIEVAMRGMEAALTSPSMAFGAMDEQLCNFLNNLKTKAILKLQQFKISVPSTSTTAPETKPTFSIPLPLNISPITPQILPTSFFLRCMEILLYDSTASAAGRNLISEVEIGRRANGEEATQSRDHPTKETRWGILSNMLPTNQSLRFALKCSITLGLAVFLGLTYTKPNGYWSGLTVAISFATERQAIFTVANVRAQGTAIGSIYGVLCCFILKKYEYLWLLPLLPWVVFTSFLVHSRMYGQSGGIASALGALLVLGRKNYGIPSEFANARITEACIGLLCFLTVEIVFNPTRAATLAKTEFSTSLVAIQDFIKRVILIPQKNLNETSNFISLIEYHKILKSHVSQLEKFIVEAGFEPNFWFTPFQGGCYEKLLKSLQKTVDILQIMLHEMKFLSLELNRSGLVVKELHDSLSEDMEAFSKKVGCSLEFMDKVSLIKSLKELQNKNWNQCSEMEMGKKASNDGCKAFALSEEDVEKIVGSFCQRANEILSKAYTNDEVEGNLKGQMTLCLSSIGFCMECLMRETMVMEKEVHQLLKLENPSIHINLQELSTKVNAYCTK from the exons ATGGCGGTCGTGGCGGCGACGGCGATTGTGTGGCGAATGCGCCTAGGCTTAGCTTTACGAGCGGCTTTGGCATGTGCCATAGTCGGTGTCGTCACGATTTTCGGGCCGGCGCCGGTCAGACGGTTACTGGCGTTCTCGGCTTTCTCTTATGTCACCACTATTTCCATTGTACTTTCCGACGCGGTATCGGTCGGTGATGCCGTCAGGGGTGTGTGGCACGTGATGTGGGCGGTAGTGTCGGTGGTGGTCTTGTCTGTGCCGTGCTTGTGGCTGATCGGACCGGGACGATTCACCGGTGCGGCATCGGCGGCGTTGGCGGTGATTGTCAGTGCGTTTGTGGTGGCGCTGCCGGAGCGGACCCACTTGCTGACGAAGCGAATTGCCTTTGGACAGCTGGTGATCGTGTACGTTGGGACAGTGATTCACGGCGGTCAGATCAGTTTTGTTATGCACCCAATTCGGGTTGCGTCCAGTACGGCTGCCGGAGCTCTCGCCGCCGTCGCCGCCATGATGCTTCCCTTCCCACGCCTCGCCTTCTTCCAG ATAAGGAAACTGAGTAGGGGTTATTGTGAGAATGGTTGCGAGAGAATTGGGGCAATGGTGGAAGGGGTGGGTGCGAAGAGCAAAGCAGAGGCAATTGCATTGATGGTTGAAGCCAAGTCTCTATCAACAAATGGAACAAAGCTTCTTCAAAGTATCAAAGCCAATATG AGAGGAATGATTTGGGAGAGACGACAGATGGGCTTCGACATTGAAGAAAAGATGGAAGAAATTGAAGTTGCAATGAGAGGAATGGAAGCCGCGTTAACTTCCCCTTCAATGGCCTTCGGAGCAATGGATGAACAACTCTGCAATTTCCTCAACAATCTCAAAACCAAAGCCATCTTAAAGCTACAGCAATTCAAGATCTCCGTTCCTTCTACTTCCACAACCGCGCCGGAGACAAAGCCCACCTTCTCAATCCCTCTGCCTCTCAACATTTCTCCCATTACTCCTCAGATTCTGCCCACTTCCTTCTTCTTGCGTTGTATGGAAATCCTTCTGTACGACTCAACTGCCTCCGCCGCCGGCCGGAATCTCATCTCCGAGGTGGAAATCGGTCGGAGAGCCAATGGGGAAGAAGCAACCCAGTCGAGAGACCATCCTACTAAAGAAACTCGTTGGGGCATTTTGTCGAACATGTTGCCTACAAACCAGAGTTTGCGTTTTGCGTTGAAGTGCTCGATTACATTGGGGCTTGCTGTGTTTCTGGGTCTGACTTATACAAAGCCAAATGGGTATTGGTCAGGATTGACGGTTGCCATCAGCTTTGCAACTGAGAGACAAGCCATATTTACTGTTGCAAATGTTCGAGCTCAAGGGACGGCAATTGGGTCAATCTATGGCGTTTTATGCTGTTTCATTTTAAAGAAATATGAGTATTTATGGCTCTTACCTCTTCTCCCTTGGGTTGTTTTTACCAGCTTTCTTGTTCATAGTAGAATGTATGGTCAATCTGGTGGGATTGCATCAGCATTAGGCGCATTGCTAGTTCTTGGGAGGAAGAATTATGGCATTCCATCTGAGTTTGCAAATGCTAGAATCACAGAAGCTTGCATTGGATTGCTCTGTTTTCTAACAGTGGAGATTGTATTCAACCCAACAAGAGCAGCAACTTTGGCAAAAACAGAATTCTCAACAAGTTTGGTGGCCATTCAAGATTTCATCAAAAGGGTAATCCTCATTCCCCAAAAAAACTTGAATGAAACttctaatttcatttcattGATAGAATACCACAAAATTCTGAAATCCCATGTTAGTCAATTAGAAAAATTCATTGTTGAAGCTGGGTTTGAGCCTAATTTCTGGTTCACACCTTTCCAAGGTGGCTGCTATGAGAAACTTCTGAAATCCCTCCAGAAAACAGTGGATATCTTACAGATTATGCTGCATGAAATGAAGTTTCTGTCTCTAGAACTCAATAGGTCTGGGCTTGTTGTGAAGGAACTCCATGATAGTTTAAGTGAAGACATGGAAGCTTTCAGCAAAAAAGTTGGATGCTCTCTGGAGTTCATGGATAAGGTAAGCCTAATAAAGTCCTTAAAAGAATTGCAGAACAAAAACTGGAACCAATGTTCTGAAATGGAGATGGGGAAGAAGGCTTCAAATGATGGATGCAAAGCTTTTGCTTTAAGTGAAGAAGATGTTGAGAAAATTGTGGGTTCTTTCTGCCAACGTGCAAATGAAATACTGAGCAAAGCTTACACAAATGATGAAGTTGAGGGAAATCTGAAAGGCCAAATGACATTATGTTTGAGTTCCATTGGGTTTTGTATGGAATGTTTGATGAGAGAAACAATGGTGATGGAGAAAGAAGTGCATCAGCTTCTGAAACTGGAGAATCCATCCATTCATATAAATTTGCAAGAACTTTCAACAAAAGTAAATGCTTACTGTACAAAATAA
- the LOC120073933 gene encoding uncharacterized protein LOC120073933 isoform X2: MAVVAATAIVWRMRLGLALRAALACAIVGVVTIFGPAPVRRLLAFSAFSYVTTISIVLSDAVSVGDAVRGVWHVMWAVVSVVVLSVPCLWLIGPGRFTGAASAALAVIVSAFVVALPERTHLLTKRIAFGQLVIVYVGTVIHGGQISFVMHPIRVASSTAAGALAAVAAMMLPFPRLAFFQIRKLSRGYCENGCERIGAMVEGVGAKSKAEAIALMVEAKSLSTNGTKLLQSIKANMRGMIWERRQMGFDIEEKMEEIEVAMRGMEAALTSPSMAFGAMDEQLCNFLNNLKTKAILKLQQFKISVPSTSTTAPETKPTFSIPLPLNISPITPQILPTSFFLRCMEILLYDSTASAAGRNLISEVEIGRRANGEEATQSRDHPTKETRWGILSNMLPTNQSLRFALKCSITLGLAVFLGLTYTKPNGYWSGLTVAISFATERQAIFTVANVRAQGTAIGSIYGVLCCFILKKYEYLWLLPLLPWVVFTSFLVHSRMYGQSGGIASALGALLVLGRKNYGIPSEFANARITEACIGLLCFLTVEIVFNPTRAATLAKTEFSTSLVAIQDFIKRVAAMRNF; this comes from the exons ATGGCGGTCGTGGCGGCGACGGCGATTGTGTGGCGAATGCGCCTAGGCTTAGCTTTACGAGCGGCTTTGGCATGTGCCATAGTCGGTGTCGTCACGATTTTCGGGCCGGCGCCGGTCAGACGGTTACTGGCGTTCTCGGCTTTCTCTTATGTCACCACTATTTCCATTGTACTTTCCGACGCGGTATCGGTCGGTGATGCCGTCAGGGGTGTGTGGCACGTGATGTGGGCGGTAGTGTCGGTGGTGGTCTTGTCTGTGCCGTGCTTGTGGCTGATCGGACCGGGACGATTCACCGGTGCGGCATCGGCGGCGTTGGCGGTGATTGTCAGTGCGTTTGTGGTGGCGCTGCCGGAGCGGACCCACTTGCTGACGAAGCGAATTGCCTTTGGACAGCTGGTGATCGTGTACGTTGGGACAGTGATTCACGGCGGTCAGATCAGTTTTGTTATGCACCCAATTCGGGTTGCGTCCAGTACGGCTGCCGGAGCTCTCGCCGCCGTCGCCGCCATGATGCTTCCCTTCCCACGCCTCGCCTTCTTCCAG ATAAGGAAACTGAGTAGGGGTTATTGTGAGAATGGTTGCGAGAGAATTGGGGCAATGGTGGAAGGGGTGGGTGCGAAGAGCAAAGCAGAGGCAATTGCATTGATGGTTGAAGCCAAGTCTCTATCAACAAATGGAACAAAGCTTCTTCAAAGTATCAAAGCCAATATG AGAGGAATGATTTGGGAGAGACGACAGATGGGCTTCGACATTGAAGAAAAGATGGAAGAAATTGAAGTTGCAATGAGAGGAATGGAAGCCGCGTTAACTTCCCCTTCAATGGCCTTCGGAGCAATGGATGAACAACTCTGCAATTTCCTCAACAATCTCAAAACCAAAGCCATCTTAAAGCTACAGCAATTCAAGATCTCCGTTCCTTCTACTTCCACAACCGCGCCGGAGACAAAGCCCACCTTCTCAATCCCTCTGCCTCTCAACATTTCTCCCATTACTCCTCAGATTCTGCCCACTTCCTTCTTCTTGCGTTGTATGGAAATCCTTCTGTACGACTCAACTGCCTCCGCCGCCGGCCGGAATCTCATCTCCGAGGTGGAAATCGGTCGGAGAGCCAATGGGGAAGAAGCAACCCAGTCGAGAGACCATCCTACTAAAGAAACTCGTTGGGGCATTTTGTCGAACATGTTGCCTACAAACCAGAGTTTGCGTTTTGCGTTGAAGTGCTCGATTACATTGGGGCTTGCTGTGTTTCTGGGTCTGACTTATACAAAGCCAAATGGGTATTGGTCAGGATTGACGGTTGCCATCAGCTTTGCAACTGAGAGACAAGCCATATTTACTGTTGCAAATGTTCGAGCTCAAGGGACGGCAATTGGGTCAATCTATGGCGTTTTATGCTGTTTCATTTTAAAGAAATATGAGTATTTATGGCTCTTACCTCTTCTCCCTTGGGTTGTTTTTACCAGCTTTCTTGTTCATAGTAGAATGTATGGTCAATCTGGTGGGATTGCATCAGCATTAGGCGCATTGCTAGTTCTTGGGAGGAAGAATTATGGCATTCCATCTGAGTTTGCAAATGCTAGAATCACAGAAGCTTGCATTGGATTGCTCTGTTTTCTAACAGTGGAGATTGTATTCAACCCAACAAGAGCAGCAACTTTGGCAAAAACAGAATTCTCAACAAGTTTGGTGGCCATTCAAGATTTCATCAAAAGG GTGGCTGCTATGAGAAACTTCTGA